AAAGTCTGGTGAGTAGTTATTGTATTCATGTGTTAATATTAATTGTAACAATAATTATCCTTCAATCCCATAGTTTTTATCCAtgaagattttaaaaattatctaactatctttttttttattggctttattcaaattttaaaaactgaTGTGGTAATTAAAAGTTTTGAACCTTCTACAAATGTGTAATAAATGATATTTactttgattaattaaaaaaggcataacaataaatttgataaaagtcTATTATAACCTTTGAAACTATAATATCGGTAAATATTAAGTTATGATTCTCAAAGTAAATCTGAAGTTATGTacaattgaaaatttaaaatggtGTTTGCAAATCTATATACTTTTTGTTTCTATTCTTTTTTGTAGACATTTTGTGCATAATAGAATTTGATCTTCTGTTATTAAAGGATGGtgtttacaaattattttattttggtttttagAGTAAGTCTGGAGATACATATAATTGTGTGGATTTCTACAAGCAACCGGCATTTGATCATCCTCTATTAAAGAATCACAATTTTCATCCGGAGGCATGTGTCTACTTCACTTTACTTTTCAActttataataataacatatttttaaatatacaatttaagtTTTGAATGGACAGATGAAACCTACTTTAGCTAGGTCAAAACAGAATTCAAGTACCTCTGCATCTAATTGGTCATCGAGGATATGGTCCGAAGATGGTGGTTGTCCCTTTGGAACGGTTCCCATTAAAACAATTACTAAAGAAGATCTTATTAGACAAAGAAATATGCCACCACCAGAAGATCATGTAACATCTGATCATGAATTCACTACGGTAAAAAATGTTACATTAATTCACAATATTGCcttaaataatataatcatgATTTTTACTGTAATCTAATATGTTAAGCACCACTACATATAAATTAGTTCTTTATTACAACAAGTCTCATATGTTTTATTGCTTATGCACAGATTACCGATGTATCTTCACAAGTATACATGGtatgtatattattattttctattatttgaaTAGAACATGTTAAATTGATCAtaataaatgaatatatattgaAGTTTGgaagtttcttttttcttgtttggaCCACACTTCTCTAATATTTATActgatatcaaatattttaatatatctgatcacaatttaacaaatatttttaatttcatatttagcTTGCAATAGTTCGAATTCCAAAAAATCCACATAACAAGTTTGGGGGAGCTGGAATGGCCAATAGTATATGGAATCCCCTTGTTGAAGGTCAACAACACAGTGCATGTCGATTGAAAGTTCAGAAAGGATCAGACATCTTACAAGTTGGTTGGAGAGTAAGTTCACTACTGAATTTAttaatagttaaattattttgcTTGTGATTGCtttgtttatttgaaaaatagtttttaaattttaaaaagatcaACTGGAGAAAGAAAGGTGGAAGAGTTGAGTGTGTGGGgttgggtggggtggggtggggtggggtatCAGAAAATTGAATATTACACCTCTAAGAAGCAAGTTATACTCCaatcaatattatttattttgtttattaagTCAAATACATATTTGTTGTTTCAGGTAGATCCAACACTATATGGCGATAATAACACTAGGCTTTTTGTACATTTTCAGGTAAGGTACCTTAGTTAATTTACTGATTTTAATTTTGCATTCATAAAATTAACATTTTCTCTCATTAGTTATTTATTTCAAGTGAGAAGTTCATGTGTACTTTACATTTAATAGGCTGGTAATAAACATTGTTTCAATGTACTATGCTCGGGATTTGTATTAGTAAGCAGTGAGACACCTATTGATATGGTTTTTAAAGATGTTTCACACCATGGAGAAGGGGGTTCATGGGAAGCCACAATGTACATCGATTGGGtacatttatttctttataaaaaaaatttatgttttgaATGCTACAAATATACTAATGAAGATTTTTTGCTTCTCGATAAAAGGATCAAGCCAATGGCAACTGGTggtttttatttgagaaaagttATAAAAGAATTGGTTTTTGGCCTCAACAAATCTTCACTGACTTGAGAGGTTTTGCTGATAACATTGAGTGGGGAGGTGTCGTGTATAGCCCACCGGGTGTGCCTAAACCTCCAATGGGCTCAAGTATTTTTCTTGTTGGAAACACTGCAGATGATGCTTATTGTAGGAGGCTTAGCGTTTTAAACGCTGAAGGTGCTACAATAGACGTAGATGAAACGACAATATATGTTGATGATCCTCATCTGTATCAAGTTTCGGATATCCCACATTTCAAACCTGGAAAGTTCCAACATGTTGCATTTTATGGGGGGCCGGGAGAGAGTCAAAAACTCCAAATGTAATGATATTTACTttcatatatcaaaaaaaatatggagTTCCTAAGAATATATCACTTGTTATATTTGTTACGATCCATTTTTAACTTGGTTAAAACATTTCATAACATAactatttatttgaaaaagagAGTCATTATCTAATTTTTATTGGAACTATGAAATCATTttgaaaagggaaaatgcataagtaccccctcaGCTTATGctcaaaatccctgagacacacctaacctttattAAGGTcgtattacccccctgaacttattttatatataattttctactcCTATTtagcctacgtggcactatcttgtgggcccagcgcgtgttgacaattttttcaaagatagtgccacgtaggccgaaaaagggtagaaaattaattaaaaaataagttcgagggtaaataggaccttagtaaagattAAGTGTGTCTCagagattttgggcataggctgagggggtacttatgcattttcccttttgaaaaggatatttaaaatcctaattttgtaaattaaagaaaaagggtAAGGGTTCTGAACTTTTGATTAATCGGGTTCTGAACTTTTGATTATTCCTTGAGGAAGATGTTAAGCATctcaaaaaattcataattacaattaactaacaaattttaatattttgtagtaaaagagtatatttttattgaaaagcGGGATctgaattaaaatttcttggAACAAAGTGAATTTAATTAACAATATTAGGCTCGAAACAGATTGAAACTTGGGATAACAATCCGAAAAAAAGAGATAGTTTTAGGGATGTTTAAGCCTtggcttttaaaaaaaataaatctagtaATTACCTGATTTGAGCCTAACATTGTTTGGGTCATTGTTAtccattgtttcataatgtattttATTGTCTTGTACTGTATTGTATGTAGATACAGTGTTTGACTAAactgtattgtttgttgttgttttataacatttttattgtttggtttgactgtatcgtattgtattataatttataaatttactaaaatatccctAATTATTCTATAGTAGGaggtttgactagaattaaataatataaggtaaagggtaaaatagtattatgaaatattatgtaaagatataattggaaaaagaaattaagtaaca
This genomic stretch from Solanum stenotomum isolate F172 chromosome 10, ASM1918654v1, whole genome shotgun sequence harbors:
- the LOC125843210 gene encoding uncharacterized protein LOC125843210, translated to MPIKINEYIQVMLMHQRIIRQILLILYLLLNYGGVQGKTTLSKIEELELEEQLKLLNKPSIKTVKSKSGDTYNCVDFYKQPAFDHPLLKNHNFHPEMKPTLARSKQNSSTSASNWSSRIWSEDGGCPFGTVPIKTITKEDLIRQRNMPPPEDHVTSDHEFTTLAIVRIPKNPHNKFGGAGMANSIWNPLVEGQQHSACRLKVQKGSDILQVGWRVDPTLYGDNNTRLFVHFQAGNKHCFNVLCSGFVLVSSETPIDMVFKDVSHHGEGGSWEATMYIDWDQANGNWWFLFEKSYKRIGFWPQQIFTDLRGFADNIEWGGVVYSPPGVPKPPMGSSIFLVGNTADDAYCRRLSVLNAEGATIDVDETTIYVDDPHLYQVSDIPHFKPGKFQHVAFYGGPGESQKLQM